Proteins encoded by one window of SAR324 cluster bacterium:
- the clpS gene encoding ATP-dependent Clp protease adapter ClpS, which yields MSKFKPQEDLVTLTKQKVKPPVQFKVLLHNDDYTTMDFVVRVLEAVFHKKAEEAIQIMLQVHKTGVGICGVYSYEVAETKVEAVHEMARQNEFPLRASMEEV from the coding sequence ATGAGTAAGTTTAAGCCTCAAGAAGACCTCGTCACACTGACGAAACAGAAAGTAAAACCACCGGTTCAGTTTAAAGTCCTACTGCATAACGATGACTACACCACAATGGATTTTGTGGTACGTGTTTTAGAGGCGGTCTTCCACAAAAAGGCTGAAGAAGCGATTCAGATTATGTTACAGGTCCACAAGACTGGTGTCGGTATCTGCGGTGTCTACTCCTATGAGGTGGCAGAAACCAAAGTTGAAGCTGTTCATGAGATGGCTCGTCAAAACGAGTTTCCTCTCAGAGCAAGTATGGAAGAAGTTTGA